A DNA window from Carassius auratus strain Wakin linkage group LG48F, ASM336829v1, whole genome shotgun sequence contains the following coding sequences:
- the LOC113068626 gene encoding fibronectin type III domain-containing protein 7-like — protein sequence MAPCVPQKLVSSFDCDMRVASLTWEASENAEMYLVSAESDSGHQVELSTNATSAQFSEFNCGQQYYLTVQAVGNVCRSVPSNSSVLKTEPCTPAVVVGFMDCISNIATVSWELAEGAEYYTATVHGPDGPLETCMSWSSSCGMPKLSCGEAYNVSVIASSRQCKSIPSALSYLNSVPCVPTGVSVVLDCDTAEAHVSWNASIGALKYVAYSWSRTFNFISCETSGPVTHCTLSDLTCGDNYTVQVIAVGDECTSLPSQAENFRTGIFMLV from the exons ATGG CGCCATGTGTCCCTCAGAAACTGGTGTCCTCTTTCGACTGTGACATGAGAGTGGCTTCCCTCACCTGGGAAGCAAGTGAAAATGCTGAGATGTACCTGGTGTCTGCGGAATCTGATAGCGGTCACCAGGTGGAACTCTCAACAAATGCCACAAGTGCACAATTCTCCGAGTTCAACTGTGGTCAGCAATACTATCTGACTGTGCAAGCTGTGGGAAATGTATGTAGAAGCGTCCCCAGTAATTCTTCAGTACTCAAGACAG AGCCCTGTACTCCAGCAGTTGTCGTTGGCTTTATGGACTGCATCTCCAACATTGCTACTGTATCTTGGGAGTTAGCTGAAGGTGCAGAATACTACACAGCAACAGTTCATGGCCCAGATGGTCCTTTGGAAACATGCATGTCCTGGTCATCAAGTTGTGGCATGCCCAAACTGTCCTGCGGTGAAGCATACAATGTTAGCGTGATTGCCTCCAGTCGCCAATGTAAATCAATACCAAGTGCGCTGAGCTATCTCAACTCAG TGCCCTGTGTTCCTACAGGTGTGTCTGTGGTGCTGGACTGTGATACTGCCGAGGCGCATGTGTCTTGGAATGCAAGCATTGGGGCGTTGAAATATGTTGCTTATTCATGGAGCAGAACATTCAACTTCATATCCTGCGAGACCTCTGGGCCTGTTACACATTGCACGCTTAGTGATCTCACATGTGGAGATAATTACACTGTTCAGGTGATTGCTGTTGGAGATGAATGCACCAGTTTGCCCAGTCAGGCAGAAAACTTCCGCACAGGTATTTTTATGCTTGTCTAG
- the LOC113068628 gene encoding fibronectin type III domain-containing protein 7-like, translating to MPTYVVATKNCGTSITTVTWDSARGASSYTVNAVSTWGSNRTCYNTDSSCSFPDLDCGQNYTITVTAEDDNCVSLTSAPITVTTDPCPQSDLQVSLDCSTDSALISWTPGRGILMYNASAKGFDVNHQVSCSTPGSACNVTNLHCGSRYQVSVRGEGLTCPSQSDDWIALKTAPCPPTQVSIQSSCDSDTVSVSWKASQGSVSFMAVAESSGGHRVTCNTSDLACDITGLQCGQTYQIYVSGVDDDCIGSRSEVHILKTAPCVPQNVHPILECQATVLNVTWQQTGQAHHYHTTVLRSDGQVLGCDSNTTFCQIPNIVCGLTYSVTVVAYSQTCNSSQSSVEHVTSAPCPPDAIFAVLDCDLNTVSVSWDSSVDGVLYIARAFYSNYTDYYMCNTTETSCDITVACGMDYNVTVVPLRDGCTGENSLVQYVTAAPCVPLMLDVEMDCLSDSAWLTWEESEGVELYIATATDSDGFEYQCNSTDTQCTVEQLQCGRFYNFSVFASNSQCDSPVSNTLQSETAPCPPQNVITSVGCDTGTVSVLWDESVGALSYTATLERTDGDTTCCTASSTSCEVTSLPCGQMYVLTVTAEGRTCNSSQSIEVIVRSVPCIPESLVSSTSCSNNVVTMSWVSNEAGELYTVQAFSADGLFSDSCSGFGQSCDLKSLTCGEPYTATVVAQDSVCTSAPSQVASIRTVPCVPDNVTANVSCQGNDLSVFWEESAGADSYTAVLEDSNGQFTSCQSMIHTTCTVNRLVCGQTYRVSVTASDGYCDSLPSAITEVQSAPCMPRNIRALMDCQSGVAILSWQSSTGALQYTATAVSESGHVLSCENNLTNCELTGLACGESYNITVLAEGQTCSSTATMSGHLNTGPCPPQNVEVQYGVSIGQLSWDRSKGASMYTAQAATDLGSVLSCSTSDTSCALYNVSCSQTYDITVTAHNNVCQGAAVSASTTLNTESCPPQNVQTHLNCTSDVGTVSWEESLGAVAYVAFLEGRNGHILSCSTSSSSCRVTGLICGTVYSTQVRAIGETYNSTDSETVIFTSAPCPPDSSAVTVDMNCENATALFRWAWSGGAASYELTAISNNGYIASCISQDNFCNISELACGQTYTVRLTAISDECQITQETGVTFQTRPCAPLHVNVDLQCNPSTAVVTWEQSDDVQYYLVSTTLSTGEAETCNSTSDSCKMSGLQCGVEYAFTITAYSHTVTCHSDASSTVHTTTGR from the exons ATGCCCACTTACGTTGTGGCGACCAAAAACTGCGGCACGTCTATCACCACTGTAACCTGGGATTCTGCCCGTGGTGCCAGCAGTTACACTGTTAATGCCGTGAGCACCTGGGGGAGTAACAGGACATGCTACAACACAGACAGCTCCTGCTCTTTCCCAGACCTGGACTGCGGACAAAACTACACTATAACAGTCACAGCTGAAGATGACAACTGTGTGAGCCTGACCAGTGCACCTATCACTGTCACAACAG ATCCATGTCCACAGTCTGATCTACAAGTATCTCTGGACTGCAGCACTGACTCTGCTCTGATCTCATGGACCCCCGGTAGGGGCATTCTGATGTATAACGCTTCTGCCAAGGGCTTTGATGTAAATCACCAAGTCAGCTGCAGTACACCTGGCTCTGCCTGCAATGTCACCAACCTGCACTGTGGCAGCCGTTACCAAGTCAGTGTGAGAGGAGAAGGGCTCACCTGCCCCAGCCAATCAGATGACTGGATTGCCCTCAAGACCG CACCATGTCCACCCACTCAGGTGTCTATCCAGTCATCATGTGACTCAGACACTGTGTCCGTTTCCTGGAAAGCCTCTCAGGGCTCTGTGTCATTCATGGCTGTTGCCGAGAGCAGCGGAGGTCATAGGGTGACCTGCAACACCAGTGACCTCGCCTGTGATATTACAGGCCTCCAGTGTGGACAGACTTATCAAATTTATGTTTCTGGTGTTGATGATGACTGTATTGGATCCAGGAGTGAAGTTCACATTCTTAAAACAG CCCCTTGTGTGCCTCAGAATGTGCACCCTATTCTGGAATGTCAAGCTACTGTTCTCAATGTCACCTGGCAGCAGACAGGTCAAGCCCATCACTACCACACCACAGTGCTGCGCAGCGATGGTCAAGTGCTGGGGTGTGACTCTAATACAACCTTCTGCCAAATTCCCAACATCGTTTGCGGACTGACTTACAGTGTGACCGTGGTCGCCTATAGTCAAACCTGCAACAGTTCCCAAAGCTCTGTGGAACATGTCACCTCAG CCCCTTGCCCACCAGATGCTATCTTTGCCGTCTTGGACTGTGATTTAAACACTGTGTCTGTGTCCTGGGACTCGAGTGTAGATGGTGTCCTCTACATCGCACGAGCCTTTTACTCCAATTACACAGATTACTACATGTGTAACACCACAGAAACCAGTTGTGATATCACTGTGGCCTGTGGCATGGATTATAATGTGACTGTAGTGCCATTAAGGGACGGCTGCACTGGAGAGAACTCACTGGTCCAGTATGTTACGGCAG cTCCTTGCGTTCCCCTCATGTTGGACGTTGAAATGGACTGTCTGTCTGATTCGGCTTGGCTGACATGGGAAGAGTCAGAAGGGGTGGAGCTCTACATCGCCACAGCAACTGACAGTGATGGATTTGAGTACCAGTGTAACTCAACTGATACCCAGTGTACCGTTGAACAGCTACAATGTGGAAGATTCTACAACTTTAGTGTGTTTGCATCTAACAGTCAATGTGACAGCCCCGTGAGCAACACTTTGCAGAGCGAGACAG CCCCTTGTCCGCCTCAGAATGTGATCACGTCTGTGGGGTGTGACACTGGTACGGTGAGTGTGTTGTGGGATGAGAGCGTTGGCGCATTAAGCTACACTGCCACTTTGGAGCGTACAGATGGAGACACCACCTGCTGCACAGCAAGCTCCACTTCCTGTGAGGTCACTTCACTTCCCTGCGGCCAGATGTATGTCCTGACAGTCACTGCTGAGGGAAGGACATGCAACAGCTCTCAGAGCATTGAGGTCATCGTACGCTCAG TTCCCTGTATTCCGGAGAGTCTGGTGTCAAGTACTAGCTGCAGTAATAATGTAGTCACCATGTCATGGGTGAGCAATGAGGCTGGGGAGCTCTATACGGTCCAGGCCTTCAGCGCTGATGGGTTATTCTCTGACAGCTGCTCGGGGTTTGGTCAGTCATGTGATCTCAAATCACTGACATGTGGTGAGCCTTACACTGCTACAGTAGTAGCACAGGACAGCGTCTGCACCAGCGCACCAAGTCAAGTTGCTTCAATCAGGACAG TGCCCTGTGTGCCGGATAATGTGACTGCTAATGTGAGCTGCCAAGGGAATGATCTGTCTGTGTTCTGGGAGGAGAGCGCAGGAGCAGACTCTTACACAGCTGTGCTAGAGGACAGTAATGGCCAATTCACCAGCTGTCAGAGCATGATCCACACCACCTGTACAGTTAACAGACTTGTCTGCGGACAGACCTACCGTGTCAGTGTGACAGCATCAGACGGATACTGTGACAGCTTGCCCAGTGCCATCACTGAAGTTCAGTCAG CTCCTTGTATGCCTCGTAACATTCGGGCACTCATGGACTGTCAGTCTGGTGTGGCTATATTGTCGTGGCAGTCAAGCACTGGGGCGTTGCAATACACAGCCACAGCAGTAAGTGAGTCTGGCCATGTACTCAGCTGTGAAAATAACTTAACTAACTGTGAGCTGACCGGACTGGCCTGTGGTGAGAGCTACAACATCACTGTGTTAGCAGAAGGACAGACCTGTAGCAGCACTGCAACCATGAGTGGACACCTGAATACAG GTCCTTGCCCACCTCAGAATGTTGAAGTGCAGTATGGCGTGTCTATTGGCCAGCTGTCATGGGACAGAAGTAAAGGTGCTTCCATGTACACAGCACAGGCTGCCACTGATCTGGGATCAGTGCTGTCCTGCTCCACCAGTGACACCTCCTGTGCCCTCTATAATGTGTCCTGCAGTCAGACATATGACATCACTGTGACAGCACACAACAACGTCTGCCAAGGAGCTGCTGTGTCTGCATCAACTACTTTAAACACAG AATCCTGCCCGCCCCAGAACGTGCAAACCCATCTGAATTGTACAAGTGATGTCGGGACTGTGTCTTGGGAGGAGAGTTTGGGGGCAGTGGCATATGTGGCTTTCCTGGAGGGTCGCAATGGACACATCCTGTCCTGCTCCACAAGTAGCTCCAGCTGCAGGGTGACGGGGTTGATCTGTGGAACAGTTTACAGCACTCAAGTACGCGCCATTGGAGAAACTTACAACAGCACAGACAGCGAAACAGTTATCTTCACATCAG CCCCCTGTCCACCAGATTCCAGTGCAGTCACTGTTGACATGAACTGTGAGAATGCCACGGCATTGTTCAGGTGGGCCTGGAGTGGCGGAGCTGCATCCTACGAGCTCACTGCCATCAGTAACAATGGCTACATCGCCTCCTGCATTTCCCAAGACAATTTCTGTAATATCAGCGAACTAGCCTGCGGACAGACTTACACAGTCAGGCTCACAGCAATCAGTGATGAATGTCAAATTACTCAAGAGACGGGAGTGACATTCCAAACAC GCCCCTGTGCTCCCTTGCATGTGAATGTGGACCTTCAGTGCAATCCTAGCACAGCCGTAGTGACTTGGGAACAAAGTGATGATGTGCAATACTACCTTGTTAGCACCACCCTCAGCACAGGAGAAGCAGAAACTTGTAACTCTACATCTGACAGCTGTAAAATGAGTGGGTTGCAGTGTGGAGTGGAGTACGCCTTCACCATCACTGCCTACAGTCATACAGTCACATGCCATAGTGACGCCAGCAGCACTGTGCACACTACAACAGGTAGATGA